A genomic stretch from Pirellulales bacterium includes:
- a CDS encoding two-component regulator propeller domain-containing protein has product MRWVERRIITVLRRGVQSRFSLAVALFRTLPEGYQDMHIEIQSGLNRAIVSYLKPARRPAVLVFLLTLLIAIVGITESANALDAARALTQAFHRVWQVPQGLPDPKIFVVSQTSDGYLWLGSPAGLIRFDGLRFTTVRECAGVKPEDLWVHDLCEDQSHSLWIATDRQGLIRYRCPTPRRFTLADGLPSETVQCVIADKKGAVWAGTSAGIVRLTDDRVAAFGRDQGLPLVDIHALAETQDGNIWVGGEGNRLGIFDGKAWTTRELASMPAGARVRAIAEAEDGTVWVGTSAGLIRVKDGRDNRLSSARSPADDSILCLTAGRDGSLWVGTKDGFSRLRDGEFESLTAADGLSQSTVYSICEDREGSLWVGTKHGLNQFSDRRTLPFTVREGLPSNEVGPICQDADANIWVGTLGAGLARFDGRRFVNLTKSDGLVSDTIYALAADNDRQLWIGTDCGLNSMREGRIEKKFTVEDGLPANLVTSLCQGSRGCLWIGTSAGIAKLHEGRIVLPPGNAGDLAAPVRAVLERRDGTLIAATRDGLYSYADQQYRPFPSGALANRDVDTLYEDVDGRLWIGTEADGLLLLDGEKVITFTTRTGLYDDDISGLVVDDEDRLWMASSSGISYVPRADLLKFAGGNLAKLKSTPFRMTDAMRTFEAREGIQASMCKTRDGRLWMSTTLGLLVIDPARLVRVLPPAPVVVEGVVVNGQIRNPREIGTLPPGSSNVAFEYTALSLLTPMRITFRYKLEGFDNDWIDAGARREAFYTNLAPGNYRFRVMARKSDNADWDQGEPVAFTIEPHFYQTSWFLPLVGMTLGLAGLGVYRLRVRRIKEQMRAVVAERSRIARELHDTLIQGFSGVTMEMQALAARLSPSNERGTLDEIIRDAASCLRDARRSVAGLRSGPGDRSGLAGAIAQAARQLTETREVRLRLELSDSPRQLPVEVEYNLLRIAQEAVTNAVKHSGARTIDVSLACTQQQILLTIADDGVGFAIAEGPWARPGHYGLIGMKERATQIGAEFRMAGEPGAGTAVSVRLPLSDSAHGVPVTSRHPATREA; this is encoded by the coding sequence ATGAGGTGGGTGGAGCGTCGGATAATTACCGTGCTGCGACGGGGTGTGCAGTCCCGGTTTTCGCTAGCCGTCGCGCTTTTTCGGACTCTGCCGGAGGGCTATCAGGACATGCACATCGAGATTCAATCCGGCCTTAATCGTGCGATCGTTTCGTATTTGAAACCCGCGCGCCGACCGGCCGTGCTTGTATTCCTATTAACCCTCTTAATCGCGATCGTTGGCATAACTGAGTCGGCCAACGCGCTCGACGCAGCGCGAGCATTAACGCAGGCGTTTCACCGCGTGTGGCAGGTACCGCAAGGTTTGCCAGATCCCAAGATTTTTGTCGTCTCGCAAACCAGCGACGGTTATCTGTGGTTGGGATCGCCGGCCGGACTGATTCGCTTCGACGGATTGCGCTTCACAACGGTTCGTGAATGCGCGGGTGTTAAACCGGAAGACCTCTGGGTTCACGATCTTTGTGAGGATCAGTCACATAGCTTGTGGATCGCGACGGATCGACAGGGATTGATCCGCTACCGCTGCCCGACGCCGAGACGCTTTACTTTGGCCGACGGCCTTCCGTCAGAGACTGTGCAATGCGTCATTGCTGATAAAAAAGGCGCGGTGTGGGCTGGCACCTCGGCCGGCATTGTGCGGCTTACGGACGACAGAGTTGCGGCCTTTGGTCGAGACCAGGGGTTGCCGTTGGTCGACATTCACGCACTGGCCGAAACGCAAGACGGCAATATCTGGGTCGGTGGCGAAGGAAATCGGTTAGGAATTTTCGACGGCAAAGCATGGACCACACGCGAGCTGGCCAGTATGCCTGCCGGTGCACGCGTGCGCGCTATCGCCGAAGCCGAGGACGGAACCGTCTGGGTTGGAACTTCAGCCGGTCTGATTCGAGTCAAGGATGGTCGGGACAATCGACTGTCGAGCGCGCGCTCGCCGGCCGACGATTCGATCCTCTGTTTAACGGCCGGACGAGACGGCAGTTTGTGGGTTGGTACCAAAGACGGGTTTAGTCGCCTGCGCGATGGCGAGTTCGAAAGCCTCACCGCGGCCGATGGACTGTCGCAAAGTACCGTCTATTCAATATGCGAAGATCGCGAAGGCAGCCTATGGGTCGGCACCAAGCACGGACTGAATCAGTTTAGTGACCGAAGAACTCTCCCCTTCACGGTCCGTGAGGGGTTACCCAGCAACGAAGTTGGGCCGATCTGCCAAGATGCCGATGCAAACATCTGGGTCGGCACGCTCGGTGCCGGATTGGCGCGTTTCGATGGCCGACGGTTCGTCAACTTGACCAAGAGCGACGGCTTGGTAAGTGACACCATTTACGCGCTCGCTGCTGACAACGACCGACAGCTGTGGATTGGTACGGATTGCGGTCTAAACTCGATGCGCGAAGGACGAATCGAGAAGAAATTTACCGTCGAAGACGGGCTGCCTGCGAACCTCGTCACCAGCTTGTGTCAGGGAAGCCGCGGATGCCTGTGGATAGGGACTTCGGCCGGAATCGCCAAGCTGCATGAGGGACGCATCGTACTGCCCCCCGGAAATGCCGGCGATCTTGCCGCGCCCGTTCGCGCGGTGTTGGAACGCCGAGACGGCACACTTATCGCGGCGACACGCGACGGATTGTACTCTTACGCCGATCAGCAGTATCGACCATTTCCCAGTGGCGCACTGGCAAATCGTGACGTCGACACACTCTACGAGGACGTGGACGGCCGACTGTGGATCGGCACCGAAGCGGACGGGCTGTTGCTGCTCGACGGCGAGAAGGTCATCACCTTCACGACGAGGACTGGTCTTTACGACGACGATATTTCCGGCCTGGTGGTCGACGACGAAGATCGGTTGTGGATGGCCTCTAGCAGCGGAATCTCCTACGTTCCGCGGGCTGATCTGCTCAAGTTTGCCGGCGGCAATCTCGCCAAGCTGAAAAGCACGCCGTTCCGGATGACCGACGCCATGCGCACGTTCGAGGCACGTGAAGGCATTCAAGCGAGCATGTGCAAGACCCGCGACGGACGCCTGTGGATGTCGACCACGCTCGGCCTGTTGGTCATCGATCCGGCGCGCCTGGTGCGCGTTCTTCCCCCGGCGCCCGTTGTCGTCGAGGGGGTCGTGGTCAATGGTCAAATCCGTAATCCGCGGGAAATCGGCACTCTGCCGCCGGGTTCTTCCAACGTGGCGTTTGAGTACACGGCGCTTAGCCTTTTGACGCCCATGCGGATTACATTCCGCTACAAACTGGAAGGCTTCGACAACGATTGGATCGACGCCGGCGCGCGGCGCGAGGCTTTCTACACCAATTTAGCGCCCGGCAATTATCGGTTCCGTGTGATGGCCCGCAAATCGGACAATGCGGACTGGGACCAGGGGGAGCCGGTGGCCTTCACGATTGAGCCGCATTTCTACCAGACGTCGTGGTTTCTACCGCTCGTCGGCATGACATTGGGGCTGGCAGGCCTGGGGGTGTATCGGTTGCGCGTCCGCCGTATCAAGGAGCAAATGCGAGCGGTCGTCGCCGAACGAAGCCGCATCGCCCGCGAGTTGCACGATACGCTGATCCAAGGTTTCTCTGGGGTGACAATGGAGATGCAGGCCCTCGCCGCGAGGCTCTCGCCTTCGAACGAACGTGGCACCCTTGATGAAATCATTCGCGACGCCGCTAGCTGCTTGCGGGACGCACGTCGTTCGGTGGCCGGATTGCGCAGCGGCCCTGGCGATCGGTCGGGGCTGGCCGGCGCCATTGCCCAGGCGGCCCGACAACTTACCGAAACTCGGGAAGTGCGCCTGCGATTGGAGCTTAGCGACAGCCCCCGGCAATTGCCGGTGGAAGTCGAGTACAACTTGCTGCGAATTGCGCAGGAAGCCGTTACCAACGCCGTGAAGCACTCCGGCGCACGAACGATCGACGTCTCGCTGGCTTGCACGCAGCAGCAGATTCTGTTGACCATTGCCGATGACGGGGTCGGATTTGCAATCGCGGAAGGGCCTTGGGCGCGGCCGGGGCATTACGGCCTTATCGGTATGAAGGAACGGGCCACGCAAATCGGTGCCGAATTCCGCATGGCGGGCGAGCCGGGTGCGGGGACTGCCGTGTCGGTTCGTCTGCCCCTGTCGGACTCTGCGCACGGCGTTCCCGTCACGTCGCGTCATCCCGCCACCAGGGAGGCCTGA
- a CDS encoding efflux RND transporter periplasmic adaptor subunit: MISKVLVKSPEHRQQPTTALPPLGHPPKARRRMGRWLALAVLVGAAAAAYFTVPWETVAGLLPLGGAKPVATREVRAIPVVAVAARQGDMSLYLNGLGSVTALYTVTLRSRVDGELLKVAFSEGQVVEKGDLLAQIDPRPYLVQRLQAQGQLLKDEAARQIAQLNLDRFLALLPNRTVTQQQVDEQIALVKQAEGAIEADQALIKNIDLQLEYCKIVAPIPGTIGLRLVDPGNMVKANDPTGMAVINQLQPITVVFTIPQDDISRLQKQINSGRELGVDAFDRDFKNKLASGTLKALDNQVDVTTGTVKLKAIFQNEDHMLFPNQFVNARLLVDTMHDAVIVPAAAVQQGPTGTLVYVVGPDSTVEVRPVTVGPTEADETTIASGLSPGDVVVVDGVDKLQQGTKVALRERVSPAGGVPTAGRPAQGS, encoded by the coding sequence ATGATCTCGAAAGTCCTCGTCAAGTCGCCCGAGCATAGACAGCAGCCGACAACGGCGCTGCCTCCGCTTGGGCATCCGCCCAAGGCTCGCCGCCGCATGGGCAGATGGCTTGCCTTGGCCGTCTTGGTTGGCGCTGCTGCGGCCGCCTATTTCACCGTACCTTGGGAGACCGTCGCAGGGTTGCTACCGTTAGGCGGCGCCAAGCCTGTCGCCACACGCGAAGTGCGGGCCATTCCGGTCGTAGCCGTAGCCGCCCGGCAGGGCGATATGAGCTTGTATCTCAACGGCCTCGGGTCCGTGACAGCGCTCTACACGGTCACGCTCCGCAGCCGGGTTGATGGCGAGCTTCTGAAGGTCGCATTTTCGGAGGGTCAGGTTGTCGAGAAGGGAGACCTACTAGCTCAGATCGATCCACGTCCCTACCTGGTTCAACGCCTGCAAGCGCAAGGGCAATTGCTCAAGGATGAAGCGGCCCGGCAAATCGCCCAACTCAATCTGGATCGCTTTTTGGCCCTGCTCCCCAACAGGACAGTAACCCAGCAACAAGTGGACGAGCAAATAGCACTCGTCAAACAGGCCGAGGGTGCTATCGAGGCTGACCAGGCGTTGATCAAGAACATTGATCTGCAACTCGAATACTGCAAGATCGTGGCACCGATCCCCGGCACCATCGGGCTGCGTCTAGTCGACCCCGGGAACATGGTTAAGGCCAACGATCCGACCGGCATGGCCGTGATCAATCAATTGCAGCCCATCACAGTTGTCTTCACCATCCCGCAAGATGATATTTCCCGGCTGCAAAAACAAATCAACTCGGGACGCGAACTCGGCGTTGATGCGTTCGACCGCGATTTCAAAAATAAGCTTGCCAGCGGCACGCTCAAGGCACTGGATAATCAGGTCGACGTCACGACCGGAACGGTCAAATTGAAGGCGATCTTCCAGAACGAAGATCACATGCTGTTTCCCAATCAATTCGTGAACGCCCGGTTGTTGGTCGATACGATGCACGACGCGGTAATCGTCCCTGCGGCGGCAGTACAGCAGGGGCCCACCGGCACGCTGGTTTACGTGGTGGGGCCGGATTCTACGGTGGAAGTGCGACCCGTGACCGTCGGACCCACCGAGGCAGACGAGACCACCATTGCCAGCGGGTTGTCGCCGGGTGATGTGGTCGTGGTGGACGGCGTCGACAAGCTTCAGCAGGGAACCAAAGTCGCACTGCGAGAGCGTGTGTCGCCCGCCGGCGGCGTGCCCACTGCCGGACGCCCCGCGCAAGGTTCCTAA
- a CDS encoding arylsulfatase, with protein MMWIVRLTSFLGRQLYVPRLAAARILAFAVIATFAANALAAQSQPPNIVLIVADDMGWSDLGCYGSEIATPNIDRLAAGGLRYTQFYNAARCCPTRAALLTGLYPHAAGVGHMLQDWRVPNYTSGILPTTATFAEILHEAGYRTYHVGKWHVGGAGKADHPNHPLNRGFDHAFGTAGGGGYFNLQPLYRDREYIKPGENFYATNAFTENAIHFLEDYGRTGEGKPYLLELCYTAPHFPLHALPEDIVKYRGRYRDGWDALRAKRFARQQEIGLLPADTKLSPRDPVAKAWEDLPESERDEWDLRMAVYAAMIDRMDQGIGQVLAAVDRLGSRDNTLVLFLSDNGASAEALDTWPNPARGHRPGTQTGEPGSHHCLEVGWANAANTPFREHKMWVNEGGISTPLVASWPAGIAARGGLCHDVGHVIDIMPTLLQVAGAKYPAALHDRQLLPLAGQSLAGTFAGDKSSERTLAWEHEGNRAIRVGDWKLVAVYRGPWQLFDLAHDRSETNDLASQQPEKSQELAVAWQSWADKVGVVPWEQLPGANYKPSAGYRKKSEPVTPGP; from the coding sequence TGGTCGGATCTGGGTTGCTATGGATCCGAAATTGCGACGCCCAATATCGACAGGCTGGCCGCCGGCGGACTGCGATACACGCAGTTCTACAATGCGGCCCGTTGCTGCCCCACACGAGCCGCGTTGTTGACGGGCCTTTATCCTCACGCGGCGGGCGTCGGGCATATGTTGCAGGATTGGCGCGTGCCGAACTACACGTCGGGCATCCTGCCCACGACCGCCACCTTTGCAGAGATTTTGCACGAGGCCGGGTATCGCACGTACCACGTGGGGAAATGGCACGTCGGCGGAGCAGGCAAGGCCGATCACCCCAATCATCCGTTAAACCGCGGGTTTGATCACGCTTTTGGCACCGCGGGCGGCGGAGGTTATTTCAACCTGCAACCGCTCTACCGCGATCGCGAATACATCAAACCCGGTGAGAATTTCTACGCGACCAATGCCTTCACAGAGAACGCGATCCACTTCCTGGAAGACTACGGTCGCACAGGCGAAGGAAAACCGTACCTGCTGGAACTCTGCTACACGGCTCCGCACTTTCCCCTGCACGCGTTGCCCGAAGATATCGTGAAGTATCGTGGACGCTACCGCGATGGCTGGGACGCGCTGCGAGCCAAACGTTTCGCGCGGCAACAAGAGATCGGCCTGCTGCCGGCCGACACCAAGCTCTCGCCCCGCGACCCGGTCGCCAAGGCCTGGGAGGATTTGCCGGAATCGGAGCGTGACGAGTGGGATTTGCGCATGGCGGTTTATGCCGCCATGATTGATCGGATGGATCAGGGCATCGGCCAGGTTCTGGCTGCGGTCGATCGCCTGGGATCGCGCGATAATACTCTGGTACTTTTTCTTTCCGATAATGGCGCGAGCGCCGAGGCACTCGATACTTGGCCTAATCCCGCCCGCGGACATCGCCCCGGAACTCAGACAGGCGAACCGGGCTCGCACCACTGCCTGGAAGTAGGCTGGGCCAACGCGGCCAACACACCCTTTCGCGAGCACAAGATGTGGGTCAACGAAGGCGGTATTTCCACGCCGCTTGTGGCAAGCTGGCCGGCCGGCATCGCGGCCCGCGGCGGTCTTTGCCATGACGTCGGGCACGTGATCGACATCATGCCGACGCTGCTGCAAGTAGCCGGCGCAAAATATCCCGCCGCACTGCACGATCGCCAGCTGTTGCCGTTGGCCGGACAGAGCCTGGCAGGCACATTTGCAGGCGACAAATCGAGCGAGCGGACATTGGCGTGGGAGCATGAGGGAAATCGCGCCATTCGCGTGGGCGATTGGAAGCTGGTTGCCGTCTATCGTGGCCCCTGGCAACTCTTTGACCTGGCGCACGACCGTTCGGAAACCAATGATCTCGCCAGCCAACAACCAGAAAAATCCCAAGAATTGGCCGTCGCCTGGCAAAGCTGGGCCGACAAGGTCGGCGTCGTTCCCTGGGAGCAATTGCCCGGAGCCAACTACAAACCATCGGCCGGCTACCGCAAAAAGTCCGAACCGGTAACGCCGGGACCATGA
- a CDS encoding response regulator transcription factor: MPTAPPTMPIRVLCVDDHSLVRKGISSIVANESDIKLVAEAANGRMAVELFRQHKPDVTLMDLRMPDVDGIEASRLIRQEYPEAKIIALTSFDGDQDIYRALEAGVRGYLLKEMVHTEILKAIRIVHSGQRLLPPEVVERLSGYFPQVALTAREVEVLSWVAKGLANKEIASRLGTASGTVKMHIQNILAKLDATDRTHAVTIALARGIIHL, encoded by the coding sequence ATGCCAACCGCTCCGCCAACGATGCCGATTCGCGTGCTTTGCGTCGACGATCATTCCCTGGTGCGCAAGGGGATCTCGTCGATCGTGGCCAACGAAAGCGATATCAAGCTGGTTGCCGAGGCCGCCAATGGTCGTATGGCCGTCGAGCTTTTTCGGCAGCATAAGCCTGACGTTACGCTCATGGATCTGCGAATGCCCGACGTCGATGGAATCGAAGCGAGCCGCCTGATTCGCCAGGAGTATCCCGAAGCCAAAATTATCGCGCTCACCAGCTTCGACGGCGATCAGGACATTTACCGCGCCCTCGAGGCCGGTGTGCGCGGATATTTGCTGAAGGAGATGGTCCACACCGAGATTCTCAAGGCCATCCGCATTGTCCATTCCGGCCAGCGTCTGCTCCCGCCAGAAGTCGTCGAGCGGCTGAGCGGATACTTCCCGCAAGTCGCCCTCACGGCGCGCGAGGTCGAAGTATTGTCCTGGGTCGCCAAAGGCCTGGCCAACAAAGAGATCGCCTCCCGCCTCGGCACCGCCAGCGGCACCGTCAAGATGCACATTCAGAACATCCTGGCAAAGCTCGATGCGACGGATCGTACGCATGCCGTAACGATCGCCCTGGCACGGGGAATCATCCACCTGTAG
- a CDS encoding multidrug efflux RND transporter permease subunit, producing the protein MNPSRPFILRPVATVLLMAAILLTGIVAYYQLPVSALPQVDYPTIQVMTFYPGGSPEVMASSVTAPLERQFGQVPGLNQMTSSSSEGCSVITLQFILDLNIDVAEQQVQAAINAAATFLPRDLPVPPIYSKTNPADAPILTLALTSSTLPLSKVQDFADTRLAQKISQLSGVGLVSISGGQKPAVRIQANPTALSALGMSLEDVRMAVSLANVNQAKGSFDGSRQSFTISANDQLLTSDQYRKLIIAYRNGAPVILSDVASVIDGVENARQAAWMNEIPAVILNIQRQPGANIIDVVERVKKLLVQLRASLPAAISISVLTDRTTTIRASVEDVQFELVLTIGLVVLVIFLFLRSLTATVIPSVAVPLSLVGTFAVMYLLGYSLNNLTLMALTISTGFVVDDAIVMIENIARYIEQGEAPMAAALKGSSEIGFTIVSLTISLIAVLIPLLFMGDIVGRLFREFAVTLSVTILVSALVSLTLTPMMAARILQHQPESQQGMMYRLSESFFNEVIRWYGGTLRWVLRHQVMTLVVAIATLLATVYLYIVVPKGFFPVQDGGVILGISEAPHTVSFAAMSELQQKLTHVIVKDPAVESLSSFIGIDGTNSTLNSGRILINLKPLEDRHISASTVIRRLQGELEHVDGITLFMQPVQDLTVETRVSRTQFQYSLEDPDAKELSLWVPQLVSRLKTCPQLVDVTSDQQDMGRQIRVVIDRDSASRLGITPQMIDDVLYDAFGQRQISMMFTQLNQYRVVLEVKPEFRDNPQDISNIYIHSPLAGKVPLGTFTRIEELNAPLAVNHQGQFPVTTISFNLAPGSSLGDAVQAVEQAKEELDLPLSINATFQGTAKAFQASLRNEPLLILAALVTVYIVLGVLYESYIHPITILSTLPSAGVGALLALMLFGMDLDVIALIGIILLIGIVKKNAIMMIDFALEAERHEGKPPGEAIYEACLLRFRPIMMTTMAALLGALPLALGNGVGSELRRPLGITIIGGLLVSQVLTLYTTPVIYLAFDGIAKRLRKRSSSEPAATPVGEDWT; encoded by the coding sequence ATGAATCCCTCTCGGCCATTCATTCTGCGGCCCGTCGCCACGGTGCTGTTGATGGCCGCCATTCTGCTGACGGGCATCGTCGCCTATTACCAGTTGCCGGTTTCGGCGCTGCCGCAGGTCGATTACCCGACGATTCAAGTCATGACGTTTTACCCCGGTGGAAGCCCCGAGGTCATGGCGTCGTCCGTTACGGCCCCCTTGGAGCGGCAATTTGGCCAGGTACCCGGTCTGAACCAGATGACGTCAAGCAGCTCGGAAGGCTGCTCGGTGATCACGCTGCAATTCATTCTCGATCTGAATATCGACGTGGCCGAGCAGCAGGTGCAAGCCGCGATCAATGCCGCGGCGACGTTCCTGCCGCGCGATCTGCCGGTCCCTCCCATCTACAGCAAGACAAATCCGGCGGACGCACCGATTCTGACACTGGCCCTCACCTCGTCCACGCTCCCCCTGTCCAAGGTGCAGGATTTCGCCGATACCCGGCTGGCCCAGAAGATCTCGCAGCTCTCCGGCGTCGGGCTGGTAAGCATCAGCGGAGGGCAAAAGCCCGCCGTGCGCATCCAGGCCAACCCGACGGCATTGTCCGCACTTGGCATGAGTTTGGAAGATGTCCGCATGGCGGTTTCGCTGGCCAACGTAAACCAGGCCAAGGGCAGCTTCGATGGCAGCCGCCAATCGTTCACCATCAGCGCCAATGATCAACTGCTCACGAGCGACCAATACCGCAAGCTGATTATCGCCTACCGCAACGGCGCTCCGGTGATCCTGTCGGATGTAGCCAGCGTCATCGACGGCGTTGAGAACGCCCGGCAAGCTGCGTGGATGAACGAGATTCCGGCCGTGATTCTCAACATTCAGCGGCAACCCGGGGCAAACATCATTGACGTGGTCGAACGCGTCAAAAAACTGTTGGTCCAGCTCCGCGCCTCGCTGCCCGCGGCGATTTCGATTTCAGTGCTGACCGACCGTACCACTACGATTCGGGCCTCGGTCGAAGACGTGCAGTTCGAGTTGGTCCTGACCATTGGGCTGGTGGTGCTGGTCATCTTTTTGTTCCTGCGCAGTCTGACGGCCACCGTGATTCCGAGCGTGGCTGTCCCGCTGTCCTTGGTCGGAACGTTTGCGGTGATGTACCTGCTGGGGTACAGCCTGAACAACCTTACGTTGATGGCGTTGACGATCTCGACCGGCTTTGTCGTCGACGACGCCATCGTCATGATCGAGAACATCGCGCGCTACATCGAACAAGGCGAAGCGCCGATGGCGGCGGCGTTAAAGGGTTCGTCCGAAATCGGTTTCACCATCGTATCGCTCACGATCTCGCTCATCGCGGTACTGATACCCCTGCTGTTCATGGGCGATATCGTCGGCCGGCTCTTTCGCGAGTTCGCAGTTACGCTGAGCGTCACCATTCTGGTGTCAGCGCTGGTGTCACTGACGCTCACCCCCATGATGGCCGCGCGCATCCTGCAGCATCAGCCCGAGTCGCAGCAGGGGATGATGTACCGCCTGTCCGAGAGCTTTTTCAACGAGGTGATCCGCTGGTACGGCGGCACACTGAGATGGGTGCTCCGGCATCAGGTCATGACGCTTGTGGTCGCGATCGCCACGCTGCTGGCCACCGTGTACCTGTACATTGTCGTGCCCAAAGGCTTTTTCCCCGTTCAGGACGGCGGCGTGATCTTGGGCATCTCGGAAGCCCCGCACACGGTTAGCTTTGCAGCCATGTCCGAGCTGCAACAGAAGTTGACCCACGTCATCGTAAAAGACCCGGCCGTCGAAAGCTTGTCGTCGTTCATCGGCATCGACGGCACGAACTCGACGCTCAACAGCGGCCGGATTTTGATTAACCTCAAGCCGCTCGAAGATCGTCACATATCGGCCTCTACCGTCATCCGCCGCCTGCAGGGCGAACTCGAACATGTTGACGGCATCACGCTCTTCATGCAGCCGGTGCAGGACCTGACCGTAGAAACCAGGGTCAGCCGCACGCAGTTCCAGTACAGCCTGGAAGATCCAGATGCAAAAGAACTGAGCCTGTGGGTTCCCCAGCTGGTAAGCCGTTTGAAGACATGCCCTCAACTGGTCGATGTGACGAGTGATCAGCAGGACATGGGACGACAGATTCGCGTCGTCATCGATCGGGACTCGGCGTCACGGTTGGGCATCACGCCGCAAATGATCGATGACGTGCTGTACGACGCGTTCGGTCAACGGCAGATATCGATGATGTTCACGCAACTGAACCAATACCGGGTCGTGCTGGAGGTTAAGCCCGAGTTCCGCGATAATCCACAAGACATCAGCAACATTTACATTCATTCTCCGCTGGCGGGAAAAGTACCACTTGGCACGTTCACGCGCATCGAAGAGTTGAATGCGCCGCTGGCCGTTAACCATCAGGGCCAGTTTCCGGTGACCACGATCTCGTTCAACCTGGCGCCGGGGTCGTCTTTGGGTGACGCAGTGCAAGCGGTGGAACAGGCTAAAGAAGAACTCGACCTGCCGCTGAGTATCAATGCTACGTTCCAAGGCACGGCGAAGGCATTTCAGGCGTCGTTGCGCAATGAGCCGTTATTAATTCTGGCGGCGCTCGTTACGGTATATATCGTACTCGGCGTACTCTACGAGAGTTACATTCATCCGATCACGATTCTCTCGACGCTGCCGTCAGCTGGCGTCGGCGCATTATTGGCGCTCATGCTCTTCGGCATGGACTTGGATGTGATCGCGCTGATCGGCATCATCCTGCTGATCGGCATTGTGAAGAAGAATGCGATCATGATGATCGACTTTGCACTCGAGGCCGAGCGGCACGAGGGCAAGCCGCCGGGAGAGGCCATCTACGAAGCCTGCCTGTTGCGCTTCCGGCCCATTATGATGACCACCATGGCCGCGCTATTGGGTGCACTGCCGCTGGCGCTGGGAAACGGCGTCGGTTCCGAGCTACGACGCCCCTTGGGCATTACGATTATTGGCGGCCTATTGGTAAGCCAGGTACTGACGTTGTACACAACCCCGGTCATCTATTTGGCCTTCGACGGTATTGCCAAACGCCTCCGCAAGCGGTCGTCCTCGGAACCTGCGGCCACGCCCGTGGGGGAGGATTGGACATGA
- a CDS encoding DUF1080 domain-containing protein, with protein MKSVSLLGVLVVAFAALGGAGISRAAEPLPKAFVDGTGLGWKQLTEADFVNVNCNADTWTWKDGVAHCTGQPVGVIRSKKEYINFELVAEWQHLKSAGNSGIFVWTIPASLDGLKPGSLPQGIEVQVLDHGYKDQYEKQSKKQADWFTTNGDVFRVGKARLTPFPPISPDGSRSFPRKELSKGINQWNHYYVRAINGEIRLWVNGEEVSGGQDADPRTGFLCLESEGSPVEFRNLHIRELP; from the coding sequence ATGAAATCTGTCAGCTTGCTGGGAGTGCTCGTGGTTGCGTTTGCGGCCCTGGGCGGCGCGGGAATATCGCGGGCTGCAGAGCCACTGCCCAAGGCCTTTGTCGACGGCACCGGCCTGGGCTGGAAACAGCTAACCGAGGCGGACTTCGTAAACGTCAACTGCAACGCCGACACTTGGACATGGAAGGACGGCGTCGCACATTGCACAGGCCAACCGGTCGGCGTGATTCGATCAAAAAAGGAATACATTAACTTTGAACTGGTTGCCGAGTGGCAGCATCTGAAATCGGCCGGTAACTCGGGAATATTTGTCTGGACGATCCCCGCCTCGCTCGATGGACTCAAGCCCGGCAGCCTGCCGCAGGGGATCGAGGTGCAGGTGCTCGATCATGGCTACAAGGACCAGTACGAGAAACAGTCCAAGAAACAGGCCGATTGGTTTACGACCAATGGTGACGTGTTCCGTGTCGGCAAGGCGCGGCTGACCCCCTTTCCGCCCATCTCGCCCGACGGCTCGCGCAGTTTCCCGCGCAAGGAACTAAGCAAGGGAATCAACCAGTGGAACCACTACTATGTGCGAGCCATCAACGGCGAGATCCGCCTGTGGGTCAATGGCGAGGAAGTCTCGGGCGGACAAGATGCAGATCCGCGGACGGGTTTCCTCTGCCTCGAATCGGAGGGTTCGCCCGTCGAGTTCCGCAACCTGCACATTCGCGAGCTACCTTAA